One genomic region from Arthrobacter sp. FB24 encodes:
- the ribH gene encoding 6,7-dimethyl-8-ribityllumazine synthase has protein sequence MSGHGAPEIDLTTLNPAETSQLKLAIVAASWHTQIMDGLLDGALRAAKDAGISEPTVLRVPGSFELPVAAARLAKHFDAVVALGVVIRGGTPHFEYVCEAATMGLTDVSVNTGVPVGFGVLTCDTEQQGLDRAGLPGSKEDKGHEAVTAALATAVTLKQYS, from the coding sequence ATGAGTGGACACGGCGCACCGGAGATTGACCTCACAACCCTCAACCCGGCGGAGACGTCGCAGTTGAAGCTGGCCATTGTGGCCGCCAGCTGGCATACCCAGATCATGGACGGGCTGCTGGACGGCGCGCTGCGCGCTGCCAAGGACGCCGGGATCAGCGAACCGACCGTCCTGCGGGTTCCCGGCAGCTTTGAGCTCCCCGTGGCCGCCGCCCGGCTGGCCAAGCACTTCGACGCCGTTGTGGCCCTTGGTGTGGTGATCCGCGGCGGAACCCCGCACTTCGAGTACGTCTGCGAAGCGGCCACGATGGGGCTGACCGACGTCAGCGTCAACACCGGCGTTCCGGTTGGCTTCGGTGTGCTCACCTGCGACACCGAGCAGCAGGGCCTGGACCGCGCGGGCCTGCCCGGGTCCAAGGAGGACAAAGGCCACGAAGCCGTCACCGCCGCGCTGGCCACTGCAGTCACCCTGAAGCAGTACAGCTAG
- the ribB gene encoding 3,4-dihydroxy-2-butanone-4-phosphate synthase, with amino-acid sequence MPVAVTTGRVLDPIEDAVRAMAAGLPVLVVDNEDRENEGDIIFAAQHATPELMGWTVRYSSGVICVPLDGARADALLLPPMVEVNEDSKGTAYTVSCDAAVGVSTGISATDRALTARVLADPASRPGSITRPGHVFPLRAVNGGVRERPGHTEAAVDLCRLAGLEPVGVIAEVVYDNGEMMRLDGLRGFAAQHGCPLISIEDLVAYLDAGRPDGQAPVPAGNEEMR; translated from the coding sequence ATCCCTGTGGCAGTGACGACGGGCAGGGTGCTGGACCCGATCGAAGACGCCGTCCGGGCCATGGCTGCGGGCCTCCCCGTCCTTGTGGTGGACAACGAGGACCGTGAAAACGAAGGCGACATCATTTTCGCCGCCCAGCACGCCACGCCCGAACTGATGGGCTGGACAGTCCGCTACAGCTCCGGGGTAATCTGCGTACCGCTCGACGGAGCCCGGGCGGATGCCCTGCTGTTGCCGCCCATGGTCGAGGTCAATGAAGACTCCAAGGGCACCGCCTACACGGTTTCCTGCGATGCGGCCGTTGGCGTCAGCACGGGCATTTCGGCAACAGACCGGGCACTCACCGCCCGGGTCTTGGCAGATCCCGCGAGCCGCCCCGGATCGATCACCCGTCCAGGGCATGTTTTTCCGCTCCGGGCCGTTAACGGTGGAGTGCGTGAACGCCCGGGCCACACCGAAGCGGCCGTGGACCTGTGCCGGCTTGCCGGACTGGAGCCGGTGGGCGTGATCGCCGAGGTGGTGTACGACAACGGAGAAATGATGCGTCTGGACGGACTTCGCGGCTTCGCTGCACAGCATGGTTGCCCGCTGATCTCGATCGAGGATCTGGTGGCGTACCTGGATGCGGGGCGGCCCGACGGACAGGCGCCGGTCCCGGCGGGGAATGAGGAGATGCGATGA
- the ribA gene encoding GTP cyclohydrolase II, translated as MTASEARKDVKAGRRPHPVSGGPVVQLPSEFGDFVAQAWTDLVTGAEHLAVSSPIPPVDGKAPLVRLHSECLTGDVFGSYRCDCGEQLAYALEKINEEGGTLLYLRGQEGRGIGLANKIKAYALQEAGFDTVEANEQLGLPVDARCYNAAAQILAELGLHEVRLLSNNPDKQNRLADAGVTVVEMVPTEVPSREQNIRYLQTKKDRMDHRLVLGTRDGEPVTALPAAGQGPYQHEQD; from the coding sequence ATGACGGCTTCAGAGGCACGAAAAGACGTGAAGGCCGGACGCCGGCCGCACCCGGTCAGCGGCGGACCTGTTGTCCAGCTGCCCAGTGAATTCGGGGACTTCGTGGCCCAGGCCTGGACTGACCTGGTGACAGGTGCCGAGCACCTCGCCGTGAGTTCACCCATTCCGCCTGTGGATGGCAAAGCGCCGTTGGTGCGGCTCCACTCGGAGTGCCTTACCGGGGACGTCTTCGGCTCCTACCGCTGCGATTGCGGAGAGCAGTTGGCCTACGCCCTCGAGAAGATCAACGAGGAAGGCGGCACGCTGCTGTACCTTCGCGGGCAGGAGGGCCGCGGCATCGGCCTGGCCAACAAGATCAAGGCCTACGCCCTTCAGGAAGCCGGCTTCGATACGGTCGAAGCCAACGAACAGCTGGGCCTTCCCGTCGATGCGCGCTGCTATAACGCCGCTGCGCAGATCCTGGCCGAGCTGGGACTGCACGAAGTGCGCCTGCTGAGCAACAACCCGGACAAGCAGAACCGGCTGGCGGATGCCGGCGTCACCGTCGTCGAGATGGTTCCCACTGAGGTTCCTTCACGCGAACAGAACATCCGGTACCTGCAGACCAAGAAAGACCGGATGGATCACCGGCTCGTCCTGGGCACCCGGGACGGCGAACCGGTGACGGCATTGCCGGCCGCCGGCCAGGGGCCCTACCAGCACGAACAAGACTGA
- a CDS encoding riboflavin synthase: MFTGIIAEQGRVLSVERNGDVSATVRLHAPGSTEGLALGGSIAVNGVCLTATAIDGKDFSVDVMGETLVRSTIGELDAGDTVNLERCVPAGGRLDGHVVQGHVDGVGELLEREALGNWDRLRFGVPVRLARYIAEKGSIAVDGVSLTVTAVSDASEPAPWFEVGLIPTTLAETGLGAKSLGSRVNLEVDVLAKYTERLLAFAGGSTSGAGTANVTAGTGDSK, translated from the coding sequence ATGTTTACCGGAATAATTGCCGAACAGGGCAGGGTCCTGTCCGTTGAACGCAACGGCGACGTCAGCGCCACGGTGCGCCTTCATGCGCCCGGCAGCACCGAAGGGCTGGCCCTGGGCGGCTCGATCGCCGTCAACGGAGTATGCCTGACCGCCACCGCGATTGACGGCAAGGACTTCAGCGTGGACGTCATGGGCGAGACGCTGGTCCGGAGCACCATCGGAGAGCTCGATGCGGGCGACACCGTGAACCTGGAGCGCTGCGTTCCTGCAGGCGGACGCCTGGACGGACATGTTGTCCAGGGGCACGTGGACGGCGTCGGGGAACTCCTCGAGCGCGAGGCACTCGGCAACTGGGACCGCCTGCGGTTCGGAGTGCCCGTGCGGCTTGCCCGCTACATCGCTGAAAAGGGCTCGATCGCCGTCGACGGCGTCTCCCTCACCGTGACGGCAGTCAGCGACGCGTCGGAACCGGCGCCGTGGTTCGAAGTGGGCCTCATTCCCACCACACTGGCTGAAACCGGCCTGGGCGCGAAGAGCCTCGGCAGCAGGGTCAACCTCGAAGTTGATGTGCTGGCCAAGTACACCGAACGCCTGCTCGCCTTCGCCGGCGGCTCCACCAGCGGTGCCGGCACCGCCAACGTCACAGCCGGAACGGGGGACTCCAAGTGA
- the hisG gene encoding ATP phosphoribosyltransferase: MLRVAVPNKGSLSEAASAMLSEAGYRQRRDTRELVMVDPDNDIEFFFLRPRDIAVYVGRGTLDVGITGRDLLLDAEVEAEELLPLGFAASTFRFAGPVGDFTKVEELEGKRLATSYDGLLRGYLAERGINAKVVRLDGAVESSVRLGVADAIADVVETGNTLKAAGMEIFGEPILKSEAVLIRRTGQEGAANGTAKEIEVLIRRLQGVLVARQYVLMDYDIRKELVEQAAALTPGLESPTVSPLRDSDWVAVRSMVPKKETNRIMDELYDLGARAILVSSIHACRI, encoded by the coding sequence ATGCTGCGAGTTGCCGTCCCCAACAAGGGATCCCTGTCCGAAGCGGCTTCGGCCATGCTGTCCGAAGCTGGATACCGCCAGCGCCGCGATACCCGCGAACTGGTCATGGTGGACCCGGACAACGACATTGAATTCTTCTTCCTCCGCCCGCGCGACATCGCCGTTTACGTCGGCAGGGGAACGCTCGACGTCGGCATCACCGGCCGTGATCTCCTCCTCGATGCCGAGGTGGAGGCTGAGGAATTGCTGCCGCTGGGCTTTGCCGCCTCAACCTTCCGGTTCGCCGGTCCCGTGGGTGACTTCACCAAGGTGGAAGAGCTCGAAGGCAAGCGCCTGGCCACAAGCTATGACGGCCTCCTGCGCGGCTACCTCGCCGAGCGCGGCATCAATGCCAAGGTGGTCCGCCTGGACGGCGCCGTGGAATCCTCGGTGCGGCTCGGCGTGGCGGACGCGATTGCCGACGTCGTCGAAACCGGCAACACGCTCAAGGCGGCCGGGATGGAAATCTTCGGCGAACCGATCTTGAAATCGGAGGCGGTGCTGATCCGCCGCACCGGACAGGAAGGCGCCGCGAACGGCACGGCCAAGGAGATCGAGGTCCTGATCCGCCGGCTGCAGGGTGTGCTCGTGGCCCGGCAGTACGTCCTGATGGACTACGACATCCGCAAGGAACTCGTGGAGCAGGCCGCGGCGCTCACGCCGGGCCTGGAATCGCCCACGGTCTCCCCGCTGCGCGACTCCGACTGGGTTGCCGTGCGCTCCATGGTCCCGAAGAAGGAAACCAACCGGATCATGGATGAGCTCTACGACCTGGGCGCCCGCGCCATCCTGGTCAGCAGCATCCACGCTTGCCGGATCTGA
- a CDS encoding phosphoribosyl-ATP diphosphatase — protein sequence MKNFETLFAELSEKAATRPAGSRTVAELESGVHGIGKKVVEEAAEVWMAAEYESDEAAAEEISQLLYHLQVLMLAKGLTLEDVYKHL from the coding sequence GTGAAGAATTTCGAGACGCTGTTCGCAGAACTGAGTGAGAAGGCAGCCACCCGTCCGGCAGGCTCCCGCACCGTCGCAGAATTGGAGTCCGGAGTCCACGGCATCGGCAAAAAGGTCGTGGAGGAAGCCGCCGAAGTATGGATGGCTGCCGAATACGAATCCGATGAGGCCGCCGCCGAGGAAATCTCCCAGCTCCTGTACCACCTGCAGGTTCTGATGCTCGCCAAAGGCCTGACCCTGGAAGACGTCTACAAGCATCTGTAG